The Armatimonadota bacterium genome includes a window with the following:
- a CDS encoding oxidoreductase, giving the protein MDRREFLTGTTAAGIMAAIAPQLAAGRDEATVPRRRLGKTGREVSIIGYGGIVAMGRDQREVTREIIRVIDRGVNYFDVAPSYGNGEAEERLGPALLGRRAGLFLACKTERRDRQGARQALETSLKRLRADHFDLYQLHAITTPEDVEKALGPGGAMEAFVEAREKGYVRYLGFSAHSVEAALEAMRRFDFDTILFPFNWVCWMRGNFGPQVLKEARSRGMGCLALKAMAKAPWPAGAERTAPKCWYEPHFDPAEAALALRFTLSLDVAAAIPPGDERLFPLALEVASRFKPLSAAERRELQAKAETLDPLFRYNA; this is encoded by the coding sequence ATGGACAGACGCGAGTTCCTGACAGGCACCACTGCGGCCGGGATCATGGCCGCCATCGCTCCACAGCTTGCCGCCGGCCGCGATGAGGCCACTGTCCCCCGTCGCAGGCTGGGAAAGACGGGAAGGGAGGTCTCCATCATCGGATACGGCGGCATCGTCGCGATGGGGAGAGATCAGCGGGAAGTGACAAGGGAGATCATCCGCGTCATTGACCGAGGAGTGAACTACTTCGACGTGGCTCCCAGCTACGGCAACGGCGAGGCCGAGGAGCGCCTGGGTCCGGCGCTTCTGGGAAGGAGGGCCGGTCTGTTTCTGGCCTGCAAGACCGAGAGGCGCGACCGGCAAGGAGCTCGACAGGCACTGGAAACATCCCTGAAGAGGCTGCGCGCGGACCACTTCGACCTTTACCAGCTTCACGCCATCACCACGCCGGAGGACGTGGAAAAGGCGCTTGGCCCCGGCGGCGCGATGGAAGCGTTCGTGGAGGCGCGGGAGAAGGGATACGTGCGCTATCTGGGCTTCTCCGCCCACTCCGTGGAAGCCGCCCTGGAAGCGATGCGCCGATTCGATTTCGATACCATCCTGTTCCCCTTCAATTGGGTGTGCTGGATGCGGGGGAACTTCGGCCCGCAGGTGCTGAAGGAGGCCCGCAGCCGGGGAATGGGTTGTCTGGCGCTGAAGGCCATGGCAAAGGCCCCGTGGCCGGCCGGAGCTGAGCGGACCGCCCCGAAATGCTGGTATGAGCCGCACTTCGATCCGGCGGAGGCCGCGCTTGCACTCCGGTTCACGCTGTCGCTTGACGTGGCGGCGGCCATCCCGCCGGGCGACGAACGCCTGTTTCCGCTGGCGCTGGAGGTGGCATCGCGCTTCAAGCCGCTTAGCGCAGCGGAGCGGCGGGAGCTGCAGGCCAAAGCGGAGACACTGGATCCACTGTTCCGATACAACGCCTGA
- a CDS encoding oxidoreductase: MGSSGFGLGFIGCGGYSRQLAQAAMRSEELRIAACYDPTPEAAERFSADFSTVQCSSVEELAAMDVVDGVVIVSPNNAHRPNAEAAAAAGKHVFVDKPIANTIADARAIISTCRQAGVTLAVGHNGRRMPGHRMMKRMLADGAVGKPVTVEANFSHSGGLGLTPAQWRFYRDECPGLPLMQLGIHFADTAQYLVGDVEEVCSFMSRIATPAEGEDATVSILRFAGGVPGYLGSNYASPSVYYINIYGTEGNLYCEEGTQLQYRPKTSHERQDVPVEPVDTQREELEEFARAAQGEGSPEVDGEAGLKALAVVRAALASHERRQAVRIAEVLEKEL, from the coding sequence ATGGGCTCTAGCGGATTCGGACTGGGTTTCATCGGGTGCGGAGGATACAGCCGCCAGCTGGCGCAGGCGGCGATGCGAAGTGAAGAGCTGCGCATCGCGGCGTGCTATGATCCTACACCTGAGGCGGCGGAGCGTTTCTCGGCCGATTTCTCCACGGTCCAGTGCAGCTCCGTCGAGGAGCTGGCAGCGATGGATGTGGTGGACGGCGTGGTCATCGTAAGTCCGAACAACGCACACCGTCCGAACGCCGAGGCGGCTGCCGCCGCCGGCAAACACGTGTTTGTGGACAAACCCATCGCGAACACCATCGCCGACGCCCGGGCGATCATCTCAACCTGCCGCCAGGCCGGCGTCACGCTCGCTGTGGGCCACAACGGCCGTCGGATGCCGGGCCACCGCATGATGAAGCGCATGCTCGCGGATGGAGCCGTCGGGAAGCCCGTGACCGTGGAGGCCAACTTCTCGCACTCGGGAGGACTCGGACTCACGCCAGCCCAGTGGAGATTCTACCGCGACGAGTGCCCCGGCCTGCCGCTGATGCAGCTGGGGATCCATTTTGCTGACACGGCGCAGTATCTGGTGGGGGACGTGGAGGAAGTCTGCTCATTCATGTCCCGCATCGCGACACCCGCAGAAGGCGAAGACGCGACCGTGAGCATCCTGCGATTCGCGGGTGGAGTTCCGGGATATCTTGGCTCCAACTACGCATCCCCTTCCGTCTACTACATCAACATCTACGGCACGGAAGGCAACCTGTATTGTGAGGAAGGCACACAGCTGCAGTACCGCCCCAAGACTTCGCACGAGCGGCAGGATGTCCCGGTTGAGCCGGTGGATACGCAACGCGAGGAGTTGGAAGAGTTCGCGCGGGCAGCACAGGGCGAGGGATCGCCGGAGGTGGATGGCGAAGCCGGTTTGAAGGCTCTCGCGGTGGTGCGCGCGGCACTGGCCTCCCACGAACGCAGGCAGGCGGTCCGCATCGCGGAGGTGCTGGAAAAGGAGCTCTAG
- a CDS encoding glycosyl transferase family 1: MTLRCPSGRPSVLGVQPPCVLHVSRPAVGGLRRHLETLLPRLSKCGWMVFLAAPAGLVGNGDAPLAGHPVLPVQIQDQPSPVADLRAAVQLRRAIKRAEPSLVHCHGIRAAWVSWLAGHGKPQVVTVHNLFTLPRGIMQAYLARAALRSAVVIVAVSEAVRSSLVTADIPPERVCVIPNGIDPPEPVSPADLSAFRKRLGPENFVPLVACVARLMPDKGVDILLEAWRIAGSRIPGGALVIAGDGPDRPALEAVASGLSGVRFLGFLPDVRPLYAAADILVIPSRREGQSIVCLEAMMSQPPPALLVTAAGGLPEMVHNGETGLVVPPEDPSALAEALVLLADDDGLRACLATAAAATARNRYTAAGMADATLEVYCRIIPGAACDGRKGNSKP, encoded by the coding sequence GTGACTCTCCGCTGTCCGTCTGGCCGTCCTTCCGTGCTCGGGGTGCAGCCGCCCTGTGTGCTTCACGTCAGCCGTCCCGCTGTGGGAGGACTGAGAAGACACCTGGAGACGCTACTCCCGCGCCTGTCAAAGTGCGGTTGGATGGTTTTTCTGGCAGCTCCCGCCGGTCTGGTGGGTAATGGCGATGCGCCTCTAGCCGGGCATCCGGTGCTCCCGGTGCAGATCCAGGACCAGCCCTCTCCTGTGGCGGATTTACGCGCTGCCGTCCAACTTCGCAGGGCAATCAAGCGCGCGGAGCCGTCGCTTGTGCACTGCCACGGAATCCGCGCGGCGTGGGTCTCCTGGCTGGCCGGGCACGGAAAGCCCCAGGTTGTCACCGTGCACAACCTGTTCACTTTACCCCGGGGGATTATGCAGGCTTATCTGGCCCGCGCAGCCCTGCGTTCTGCTGTGGTCATCGTAGCGGTCTCCGAGGCGGTGCGGTCCTCGCTCGTGACGGCGGACATCCCGCCGGAAAGAGTGTGCGTCATCCCGAACGGCATCGATCCCCCGGAGCCGGTCTCCCCGGCGGACTTGTCAGCATTCCGGAAGCGTCTGGGGCCAGAAAACTTCGTCCCCCTTGTCGCCTGCGTGGCTCGGCTGATGCCGGACAAGGGCGTGGACATCCTGCTGGAAGCGTGGAGGATTGCCGGGTCGCGGATCCCAGGCGGCGCGCTAGTGATCGCCGGGGACGGTCCGGACCGGCCGGCGCTGGAAGCCGTGGCGAGCGGTCTGTCGGGGGTCCGTTTCCTTGGATTCCTGCCGGACGTCCGGCCTCTTTACGCCGCGGCCGATATCCTGGTCATCCCTTCCCGTCGTGAAGGGCAGTCCATCGTCTGTCTGGAGGCGATGATGTCCCAGCCTCCGCCCGCGCTGCTGGTGACTGCCGCCGGCGGCCTGCCGGAGATGGTCCACAACGGAGAAACCGGCCTGGTGGTCCCGCCGGAGGATCCTTCGGCGCTTGCAGAAGCTCTCGTCCTGCTGGCGGACGATGACGGACTGCGCGCCTGCCTGGCCACCGCCGCGGCGGCGACGGCGCGCAATCGTTACACGGCCGCAGGGATGGCCGATGCCACGCTGGAAGTGTATTGCCGGATCATTCCCGGCGCCGCGTGCGATGGACGCAAGGGGAATAGCAAACCTTGA